GCCGAATCATGTCGGGTCAAACATTTAAGAGCCACCTCAGTCGGCAAGACAAATTAAGTTGAGTTTTCAAGTAACATTTGTTCGCTCagcattttttatataaaatattagggattaatttttatatattattaatgTAAAGATATTTTTCAAGTAACTTGTTCGCTCAGcattttttttatctaaaatattagggattaatttttataaattattagtGTAAAGATATTTTTTATATGAGCAGATTTAGATAAACGTCCCATAATTTctattcaaattttgaattcatCTATTACCCATATGCCATATATCTACACCTATTAGTGTAAAACAAATTAATGTGCGTGACATTAATCCAGAATATTATGCAATTTTCATTCAACCAAACTGACCAGCTAGAATGGCTGATGATATAGAAGAAGGTAATCACTCCgccaaaatttaaaatctagcAAATTGAATAAGCTAATGTGCTATCCCATAACAACACCTTTTacccaaatatatatatatattgttgaaTGAAATAAAGGCAAAACTTGATGAATATCATATAGTAGAGGACCTAAATGAGAAAGGTCATCCCTAGGAGTAAGGTTTTGAGGGTTAAATCACCAAAATTAGTAGttgtttcaaatcattttctaaatTCCTCTTCTTTTTGCCCTAATTAGATACTAGTATTTAGCTGTCTATTGCATGTACAGAGCAAGGATAAGatggcaaaagaaagaaaggcatTGGCGGGTGGGATTTTGTAGGCGCATTTGAGAGAGAAGGGCTGTCGGCCGCGGTGTTGCTATCTTTCCCAGGAAAATCACTACCAAGGCAATTTGAAATGTCGGCTTTGAATGGTAtaatttctgacaatttcactgagttctcctgagatttgaaaaattacatatacctccGTAGAATAAGTAGCCATTATATGATGTAATATACAACTAAACAATCATTTAGATAAACAGCcattattgttttcttttttttttttgggaaagaaCATAAAATACCTTCAGTGCCTCAGCAGTACAGTCAGAAACTTGCCAACCATGATCTCTATCAGCCAGCATCCAAGCACCTTTACATGGGTGACGATACGTGCTATGGAAATTGCCCGATGGATTTTCtcgtatctttttttttttcagatataAGATGCAACAAAAATACAACAAAAAAACATTTATTGCTCGAAAAAGATTGAAATGAAGAGTAGAAACATCAAGAAaaagcagaatatttcacttcTAGATTCCTGTCCTCTCAGCTTAGGATCTATTTTGTCTAATGATTTTAGGGGAGTCTGTCTCCCCAGATACATTGCTAAGTTGtaacctttccttttattttatgCAAGTCTttcctaccaaaaaaaaaaaaaaaaacttagtttGTGGTTTTCCAAGTAAAAAAGGAGGGATTGATCTCGTATCATAGTCAAATATTGAATTTTTCACATCAACATGTCTAAATTTGTGTCACAATTATAAGGACTTTTGAACAATAATACCAATTTGTGTAAAATCTATACATGTCGTTTAAAAATTACATTAAATTAATAATGGATGAATCAGTCAAGAAAGAGACCTTAGTTAAAGCCTTGAGGAGTGGAAGTGATACTTGGGATTTTTTGATGAATTGATGTGCCTTTTTCAAAGTTGTGCCGAATTCATCTACTAGGTCACTTGCAATAATTGCTTGGGTGATAAAAACAGTGTCCCATAATTGGCTACCCTTACTCTGCATTTGATAAGAGTACTATATTTCAATTAGATAATCTAAATTTCAAGAACGTTCTTTTTTAATTTGCATTCAATAAGCGGTAGATAAGTTAATGATATGctaaaatttggatttttcccATAGATATATACTCTAGTGAAATGTAGAGTTGTCTGGGTGCATATTGAACAGATGGTTATAAATGTAAGACCATTTAGagttgagtacttaaacctgcATTTTCATCCCATCTTCAGCAACCCACAAGTAATCAGGAACTCGGGCAAGATGATATTTGAAAGAAGTTGAGAATTCTGCCCAGTAGGCCATCATGTGGAGTACCTGTTTAAACAAGCAAGCAAAGATTAGACAATTCATCTTATTGTTTATATCTTACCCTTTTGCCAGAAAATTTATCAATGAAAATTTCTCGAATTAATCAATCTCGAATTAAGTGTTTTGTATcataagaaaaattttatacCCAAAACCTAATTTTGCTGGTAGGAACATTAGTTCGGTGATCATGAGATTTTTAATTCGACTGTTAAatccttctcttttcttctttcacttgtacagtttggagtctcctttcaaccacaaaaattttttttttttttaaaaaaaaagaaaaggaaaaaggattgGTGAGATCGTCCTGCATTTGAGAATTGTCACATTTCATGTCTTGTTCAGTTGCATGCAAAATAATTCAAAAGGACAACTTAATCAGGAGCTTGAGGAAACAGACAAGGCATCTAAAATCCCAAATCAAATCTCGAATGGCGTGTTGCATTCCAATTGATTGTATCATAAGGTTCGTTGTAGAGCTCTTTTCTCAACGATAGTGACCAGATCGATCCCAAAGTCATGTAAAGGTACTTGGTGATGTGGTTTGATTTGTGTAGTAGaattcaattttcatttttttttaaaaaatataatattatacctctgtttggattgttgagtttttcaaaaactagtttttcaaatacatataaaatttttaaaaagtactccaaaaggtactctaaaaagtagtctaattttttttaaatgtttaaaaaatattccaaaatatattctaaaaactcgtttactcttaaatattccaaaatattttctaaaaatatcccaaaatatactataaaaactctgttacagtaaaattttttaaaaacatccccgacagctaatccaaacggtgTATATTTAGCAAAAATTGAACCATACGAACTGCAACCAATTTGGAGCATTAATTGTCCTCTAAGGTACAATTGCTGAGATCTCAGATCCGGGCatgtccttttttttcttttttttttaatgaatgaCGAGATCCTCTTCTTCCAATAAAAGTTTTGTATAGTTTGTATCCAGGACAATTTGGCCAGGAATTTACCGAGAGACTCATCTTTCCCCAGGATGGTATCATTGTTAAAGCCACCGTGATCTAATATCCAATTCTGAGCATTTGAAAGAGCTTTTACCATTTGGGCCATCAACATTTTCTCCCAGCAAACGAAGAGCAACATATAGTTATTTGCTGTCCCGAACATGGTGCTGTGATCTTCTATATGGAATCcccatcctccatcttcattctGCGGATTTGAGTATAGCCAGTGTTCAACAAAGAAGCGAAAATTTTTACGAGAGATTTGAATCTTGGCCTCAAATAATGCAAGATTAAGAATTTTTATTGTGATATGAtgcgtaaaaaaaaaaaaaaaaaaaaaaaaaaaaaaattctgtacAAGCAATTAAAAAGTCTACAATGTTTTGCCACCTTTGAAACATTGTCAAATGTACTTGATACCGCTACAATACTTGCAGTTTTGATCAGGTGGCTGATGCTGTTGATTTGACTTGATCATTAAAATGTTAATCTCAAGCTGtagattcaatttttttaaaaaaaaaaaaatttgaacaatAGATTTTGCAGGAAAACAGCATATCACGCAGTTAAAAGAAGGGGAAAATTTCATACATATCCCACAAAGAAAATAGAATGGACGCAGAATATTAATTACATCAATTAGGAAGTTTTCATCCTTAAACTGAGCTTCACAATACTTTCAGCTAGTTTGTTTTTAAAGTATTTTGCAGGCTCTGCGTTTCTTCTTCTGTTTTTTGGACTTCGGAGGCCGCAGAACCACCTTAATTGCAGCATCAAATACTGCCTTCACATTCTGCATTACACAATAGACGACACGAACTCAGAGTTCAGGCTAACTGAATCTTTAACTCGAACGGTAGTCATGAACAGCATGAATTCTTCTGACACATTCATTTAGGATGATGAACACAGTTGACGCTCTTTAACATGAAAATCTGATACCGCTAATAAACATTTTTCTGGGATTCATGAGATTCTTGTTACTTTTGAAAAAATGTTTCACATGTACGATTGGTATGAAGCCAAATTCTAACAATCCTGGATGCTCTATCAAAACTCTTTAGAAGTCAGAACAAAAGTTCCATGTAGCTcccatttattaaatttgaTCGAATTTATATGTGATGGGAGGTATTCAATTTTAGATATACAATTCAATTTCTGCAATTCCACCAGTTGGAACTAAAAGGGTTCTAACCCACTCCAAAAGCATCCCTTCAGGATGAAACTGCAGTTGTCACTGTAAACTGTAAATGGAGGTTTAGATAAAGTTTTCTTATGTATTCAGACCTCTGTTTTACAAATTAGAAACCAAAGGGGGCTTATAACCTGATAGTCATGCAGATGATAACGTCAAAACAATAATGTGGTCATTTTGAGAGGAATAGGTGTTGCACTCTCAATTCATGGTATTCACAATATCTCCAGAGCATCAGTAGAAGGATTTACCGAGGCTGATATGATTGGAAATAATTCAAAGTAACTTAATGAGCTCCTAGCTCCTTAGGATAGGCGACTCTAAGTATTACAAGAGCAGATTTTGGGGTTGGTATCTACTTCAGGAAAGAATACCAAGTAAATTCTAACACTGAATGGAACTTGAACTTTCACATCTTTCTCAACTACAATACCTCATTTCTGCAACACCCAACCCCCCCACCAAAACCAAAGTAAATAGCAGCCATGGTggaactttaattttttttttcccctctccaGAATTAAAGACAATATTTCTTTAGTCAATCAGCTTTGGCAAAACTGTCACGAGCAATTTTTATTCTTGGCGAATGGCACACCAATTAGTTTGGCAGAAGATATAGTGGTAATTAAATTTGAGTTAGCTGGAAGTGCATATTTGAGACAGACCTGTTGTGTCTTTGCACTGCAATCAATATATGCCACAGCTCCTATTTGCTTCTTCAGTTCTTCGCCCTGTAATCAAGAAGTTTTGGAGTTTATAGTATAATGAGAGGTAAGTCTCTGTTGCCACCACATTGTTGAACATTTCAAGTCAACACCAATTCAGTTGTTTGTCGTCAATTTCCGGTACATGAATCATGTTGTATCAGTCATTCATATTGGAATTTCTAGTTGGTTCAAGATCTTAAAATTTTCACATTCTTTGATTCTTGATCTTCCCCACATCCAAAAGGTACAGCTCACTGAAGTCTAAAGGACTACTAGCTTTACAACCAAGTAAGAATATTCATCTATCTAACTCATTACGTTTCTGTTGCCTGGACCTACTACTAAACAATTCTATCTTTCTCAAACATGACCCGTAATTATTGATGACAGCAGCAGATTGAAAAGCATTTTGAGACGGACAACCTATGATGCAATACTATAAGATCAGAATAATCAAACTTACTCCTAAAGTGTGGGAAGGACTAATAAACTATAAGATAAATAGAGCATCCAATCTTTTTTTTAGTGTTCCAAgattttcacatttcatttgaGTAACTCCATTTGCATATACCGACTATTGTTCTAATTCTGAATTCTAGTGATGAGAGGGGTACAGTGATAGGGCAACTACATGTCAAAAGAGGATTGTGACCACTGGCTGTCAAGCATTCCTTGTATTGTTCATTTTTAATGCACTAAAGGATTGTCTTAGAGTAGATTTAGAACATGACAAAGTACCATGACATCAGGTAGCACTGGCAGCAAATAGTTAAGGGATGATGCTCAAGGCACGCTACAGGCACAAGTACAAGATATGTACCTGTTCAGGAGAAATAGTACATGCCCCTGGATAGTCCAGCTTGAACTGCTTATCATCTCTTAAATCTGCCATTACATTCAAGTTTATGCAAACGTCAAAAGAAAATCAGACAAGATGCCTCACCAATAGTCTGCGTTTGGTAGGTAAAAGATATCTGATATCTGGAAAGACAGCTTTCTTTAATATGCGTACTAGATAGAAACAGGGGTGGCTTGGCATACATTGCTCATGCCACCAAACATCCACATCCCAGGATCCCAAATGCTTTCAAGAATCATGCCTTAAAACTGATTACAGTCAATGAATAAAAATTATATCAGCCTGATGGCCACTTGCTTATTTGATTGCTGAAATTTTATATTCAGGGAATTTTGTCCACATGTACAATAATGTGCTCATCCAACATGTATCCATAAGTTTATCTATAGCGAATCTTCTCCCAATACTAATAGTGTTGTAGACTGCTTCAATTCAAGTTCTACTCAGATAACTTGAGAGTGTAGACAAAAGAAACAAGCATAGAAGATTATTGTTCTTTACATATTTCAAGTGCTTGGAATCTTTATATAAAGAGTACCGTTTCACTAATGCCATTAAGAAGTTATGAATGGAAGAAGTATACCTAGTTTGGTCCCCACTAAAACAATGGGCACTGATGGGGCATAATGTCTTAGCTCTGGAACCCACTTCTCCAACGAAACCAGAAGGAGAAAGCAAAAAGAAGCAGCCATCAGTAGGTAACTTCTCAAGGAATTTGCTGCTAAGGAATAGTTAAAAACTCAAGGGAAAGGAGAACCTTACTTTTTTCGAGATGTTCTCAAAGCTAGGCCTACTTATGAGAGAAAAAGCAAGGATGAAAACATCAGCCCCTCTATAACTAAGAGGCCTCAGTCTGTTATAGTCTTCTTGACCTGCAACATATGTATGAAAATGAAGGAATTCAATGATTATTCAGGACCATCCAACCACTTCCTAGCATCATTACTAATTGGGCCACCTCTTTTGGTCACTAATTTGTTCATAAAAGTGCGTATTTCAGCAAGAtttatgatggaaaaaaaaatcatcagaGGATTCAGATGCGGGCCATTTATACTGCTGCATCCCACTTCCTGCTCAGCTCAACTATCTGACTGTGGGCATCTTTCTTAGCTATCCCTTTATCATTATAGCTGGGGAATAATGGTGTATTCTCGAGAATGTCTTTATCCATGTATTAAGTGGTGAAATTGACAACTGAAGTCATGAAACCCACGGCATATTCTATCATCTAACATGTATAGTCTCTCTCTGATAAACCTTGTGCTTTACATTGTTGTCTCTGATCATCTTCTGCTTGGGGTCTCATCAGGCGGTTGAATTTTTCTAAAGCCAAAATAAGTTTATGGACATGGCGAGGCAGAATTTCTTGCTGATCATAAACACAAAAGCGACAACAAAAAGGGTTCTTCTTCCAGATGTAATACATAGCAAAGCTAGATTCTGATTTCTGAAACAAAGACTAACAATTCTGAGATTCTGATTGGGTATTGCACATGAAAATTAAGAACAGGAAAAATATCAATTTAATGGTTTAACTCAGAGCCTATTCAAATTTCAAGAATTGAAATCGTAATGCAAATTAGCCATCAAAAAGTTGCCACATTCTTCCAATTTCAATATGCATATCAGTGTACTCGCTTTCCTTTAGAACCGAGAGCCATAACTCATTACAATCTAAAACAATCGCGCTGTATTGTGCTTTCAGATTCACAAGCCAAGAAAAGGGTAAGAGAAAACTGTACCAGCGGTATCCCAAAGTCCAAGATTTATGGTCTGACCATCAACAATCACATTGGCACTGAAGTTGTCAAAAACTGTCGGAACGTAATCCTGGAAGAGAGGAAAAGAACTGAAAAAAATGAATCCTTTCCCATAATTGACTATCACATCCTACAAAAAAacatttgaataaaattttttttgaaaacagATAGAAGGAAGTTGGGGAAGACGGTTAATGACAGATGAATTAACAAAGGTAACATTAATTGCTTACAGTGGGAAAGGTATTGCTGGTGTAGGAAATGAGAAGACAAGTCTTGCCAACAGCTCCATCTCCGACAGTCACACATTTGATGAACTTTGATGCAGTTGTTGTTGTCGTTGATGTACTATTAGCAGCATCACTTGTACTAGTCATGTTTTCTCATTCGTACATAAACCAACTCAATTCAAGCACACCCCATTAAGCACTCCAAACTTACTTGAAACTCGAGAAAGTAGCAAGAATTTATGGAAAAGAATCGTGGGGTTTGAACAATTTTTTGCTTGCTCTTGACTTCTTTCTGCCTATGTGACTAAATATGTCAATCAGCTAAGCTAGAATTAAGGCTTCATGTACGAACCAATGGCCTGATTAATTGTTAATGTTGTATGGATGGACACTTGGAGAGGGACATAAATTGTGGGAGACAAGAAAAGCGAGATTTTCTACTGAGCTTTTCTCGGCAGGAAAGCTATGAGACGACTTTATTTTGAGCTGTACAAGCGGCAAAAGGAAATTGGCGGACCCAATCACAAGGAATGTTCATCACGCGCTTCATTCCATCACTGTGAATAAACtactgctttcttttttatggtGATTCTAGTAAATCAATGAaggttttgaaaatcattgccCTTGAATATAAATTGAAAATAATTGATTGGTGATCATGCTGACAATACATGGGTATGAGATAAATTGTCTTGCTAGTAAACTCAACCATGTACATGcttattgataaaaaaaattttgaccatataagggttggttaagtgtgtttggattgctgaattatttcacataatatttcgcttgta
This portion of the Coffea arabica cultivar ET-39 chromosome 2e, Coffea Arabica ET-39 HiFi, whole genome shotgun sequence genome encodes:
- the LOC113732028 gene encoding rac-like GTP-binding protein ARAC4, with the translated sequence MTSTSDAANSTSTTTTTASKFIKCVTVGDGAVGKTCLLISYTSNTFPTDYVPTVFDNFSANVIVDGQTINLGLWDTAGQEDYNRLRPLSYRGADVFILAFSLISRPSFENISKKWVPELRHYAPSVPIVLVGTKLDLRDDKQFKLDYPGACTISPEQGEELKKQIGAVAYIDCSAKTQQNVKAVFDAAIKVVLRPPKSKKQKKKRRACKIL